In bacterium, the DNA window TCAACATCGGCTTCTGTAATAGTAGCCCGGTGAATTTTGCCTTTTAAGATCTGAATTAGCATAGAAGAGCAAGATTACTGGGTATTTGCGGCCTTGTCAATTCTTTGGTACGATAGCTTTATGTCAATTTCTTCCAAGCAAAAACTGCGCTCCAAATACAAGGCCATGGATCCCGGTGAGAAACAAATGGTGGCCGAATCCCTCATGAAGGTTAATTTGGGCGTGGCCATGCCTATCGATTTAAAAAGGGCAGCCAGTTTTTTAAGAGGTACCGAATACATTGCCAAAACGGGTTTATTGGATAGTCTATTAAATTATTTGCATGGTGATGATGAAACAACAGTTCAGCATTCTGCTGCCGATGATAAAACTATTGTGAGTGAATCTATTGTTTCTAGCGAAACAGTGATAAAAGGGCTTAAAACGTATTCGGCCGATCAGGAAGTAACTGAAAAAAAGAAGTCGTAAATTTTTAAGGGCCAACAATAGAGAGGGTAGCTGCTTTTAAATTTAAATACTTTTGAGCTGCCTGTTGTACATCTGCTGTTGTTACGCGCGATACATATTGGGCGTAATTTTCAAACTCATCTAAACCAAAACAGTATACTTCATTTAAGGCCAGGCTTGATGCTACAGTAGCATTGCGCTGCATATCTAGTTCGTGATTACCAATAATGTAATTTATGGCACGTTTTAATTCAGCATCACTTACTTTTTCATCTTGAATTTTTTGCAATTCTTCGCGCATACCTAATACAGCCGCTTCTACTTTAGAAGGCTCTGTACCAATATAGGTGGCAAAATAACCGGGTTCCATGCCCTGAACCATCATAGAAGATACCGTGTAGGCCATTGATCGCTTATCACGCAACTCTAAAAAGAGACGTCCTCCTTGTCCCGAGAGAATGTTGTTGAGAACTTCCAAAGCGTAACGATCGGGGCTTTTCATGCGTGGGCCCATAAAACCCAATACCACGTGTGATTGGTTTTTATCTTTTTTAAGATGAAGTTTTTGTTCGGTTTTGGGTGCCTTATCGGTTGTGAGTTTAAGAGATGCAGAAGAGACTTTTTTAAGTGCAAGCAGTTCGTCGCATAAAGCTTCTACAAAGTGAACAGCATCAACATCCCCCGAGCACGCAATGACCAATGGAGCAATTTTAAGCATTTTTTGATAATACGCGGCCATCTGTTTAGATTTAAATGAGTTTACCGTTTTGTTAGTACCAATGAGTGGCATGCCATAAGGATGCTTTTTAAAGAGTGAGGCTTGAAACTGCATAAAAGCCAATTGACTAGGGGAATCGGCTTGATTTTTAATAGATTCTAAAACAAGACGTTTTTCTTTTTTAAATTCATTTTCATCAAAAACAGGGTTTTTTAAAACATCACAAAATAAATCGATACCTTTGTCAAAATGCTCCGATAAAAAGCCAGCCGAAATTCCCCAACTGTTGCGGCCTGCATGACCCGATACATGTCCCGAAATTTGTTCACACAGTTTTGAAATTTGAATTGAAGAGCGGTTTTTTGTACCTTTTTCAAGGAGCGCTGTTGTGAGATGAGTAATCCCGTTGTTTGCTTTGTTTTCGTAACGCAAACCACCCAGTGCATTACATTTAATAGATACTAGTGGCAGACGCTTATTTTCACGCACTACTACTGTAATTCCATTTTGAAGAGCAAAACGTGATATGTCGCCACGTTTTTCTAGCAATTTATAAGGCTTTAGGCTTTTTTTATTGGGAGTAAATTTTTTTGGAAAATTAACTTTTTTATCCTGCTGCGACATCACACATACCGACACATGTTGTGGTTTTAGATATTTTTCGGCCACGTGCTTGATATCGTGAACAGTTACGTTTTTTATTTTTTCCAAATACTCCAATTCAAAGCGGTAATCATTAACTGTTGTTTCGTAAACCATCCACTTGCGAGCGGTTCCCTCGCACGTTTCTTTTTCATAAATGAGGCTCGATAGCATATTGG includes these proteins:
- a CDS encoding insulinase family protein; amino-acid sequence: MNLPLSNVQKYTLSNGLTVLLEHNASSPVVSVNMGVKVGSSFETNEEAGLSHLLEHMVFKGTKSTVAGEIAQTVEACGGELNAYTSFDQTVYYINLTSQYLSTALHLIKEMVLEATIDPTELEREKEVVIEEIRRGLDSPNRVLSQMAFSQAFKVHPYGRPVIGFEQNVRGFPQQVVFGYYKKWYAPNNMVLGICGDFNEKELKESIQNMFGSYTSHPIPEPVLPPEPLPSAYRFTQTKASFQGNYLSITYPIPNCAHPDIPALDLLAQLLGEGDTSTLVHELRDKRQLVNSIGSYAYSPRSAGIFGIDTMMPDQSLDKVLPEILALVEKVKTDLYPVAHLKRVKTNMLSSLIYEKETCEGTARKWMVYETTVNDYRFELEYLEKIKNVTVHDIKHVAEKYLKPQHVSVCVMSQQDKKVNFPKKFTPNKKSLKPYKLLEKRGDISRFALQNGITVVVRENKRLPLVSIKCNALGGLRYENKANNGITHLTTALLEKGTKNRSSIQISKLCEQISGHVSGHAGRNSWGISAGFLSEHFDKGIDLFCDVLKNPVFDENEFKKEKRLVLESIKNQADSPSQLAFMQFQASLFKKHPYGMPLIGTNKTVNSFKSKQMAAYYQKMLKIAPLVIACSGDVDAVHFVEALCDELLALKKVSSASLKLTTDKAPKTEQKLHLKKDKNQSHVVLGFMGPRMKSPDRYALEVLNNILSGQGGRLFLELRDKRSMAYTVSSMMVQGMEPGYFATYIGTEPSKVEAAVLGMREELQKIQDEKVSDAELKRAINYIIGNHELDMQRNATVASSLALNEVYCFGLDEFENYAQYVSRVTTADVQQAAQKYLNLKAATLSIVGP